One window of the Bacteroidota bacterium genome contains the following:
- a CDS encoding aldehyde dehydrogenase family protein encodes IDWTPAGTGKEGIVGYFPIGLVAGISPFNFPLNLAVHKIAPAIAAGCPIILKPSSNTPLSTLLLATIIDQTELPKGAVSILPMDRKTGNLMVTDERFKLLSFTGSPEVGWKMKEDAGKKKVILELGGNAGVIVSNSANLEKAVPKCVNGGFAYSGQVCIHTQRIYVQEDVFERFADMFVEQTRKLNAGDPENPETDISVMIDEENAKRVEVWVQEAIDDGAAILCGGKRKAAYFEPTVLTNTRFDMKVCSLEIFGPVVVIEKYRSFQDAVNEINKGRFGLQTGVFTNRIDEMNMAFHDLEVGGVIINDVPTFRVDHMPYGGVKDSGLGREGVKYAMMDMLEPKILVKDKQ; translated from the coding sequence ATCGACTGGACCCCGGCCGGAACAGGTAAAGAAGGGATAGTGGGATACTTTCCCATTGGCTTGGTAGCAGGAATCTCCCCGTTCAATTTCCCTCTTAACCTCGCCGTGCATAAGATTGCCCCCGCTATTGCCGCCGGCTGCCCCATCATCCTGAAACCTTCATCCAACACACCCCTGTCAACACTCTTGTTGGCCACTATCATCGATCAGACCGAGTTGCCCAAAGGGGCCGTTTCCATCCTGCCTATGGACAGGAAAACCGGAAATCTCATGGTTACCGATGAACGCTTTAAGCTGCTTTCCTTCACGGGTTCACCTGAAGTAGGATGGAAAATGAAAGAAGACGCCGGTAAGAAAAAGGTCATCCTTGAATTGGGTGGTAATGCCGGCGTGATCGTGAGTAATTCCGCCAACCTGGAAAAGGCTGTCCCGAAATGCGTTAACGGGGGATTTGCATACTCTGGTCAGGTTTGTATCCATACACAAAGGATTTACGTACAAGAAGATGTGTTTGAGCGTTTTGCAGACATGTTTGTTGAACAGACCCGGAAACTCAATGCCGGAGACCCGGAAAACCCGGAAACGGATATTTCTGTGATGATTGATGAGGAAAATGCCAAAAGAGTTGAAGTATGGGTGCAGGAAGCCATTGATGATGGCGCCGCAATATTATGCGGAGGCAAAAGAAAAGCCGCTTATTTCGAACCTACCGTGCTGACAAATACCCGTTTCGATATGAAAGTCTGCTCCCTGGAGATTTTTGGCCCTGTTGTCGTCATCGAAAAATACCGTTCTTTCCAGGATGCTGTGAATGAAATCAATAAAGGCAGGTTCGGATTGCAGACCGGTGTGTTTACGAACAGGATAGATGAAATGAACATGGCATTCCATGACCTGGAGGTTGGAGGTGTGATCATCAACGATGTCCCGACTTTCCGGGTGGATCATATGCCTTACGGCGGGGTAAAAGATTCTGGACTGGGCCGCGAAGGCGTGAAATACGCCATGATGGATATGCTGGAACCTAAGATCCTGGTAAAAGATAAACAATGA